One Brassica napus cultivar Da-Ae chromosome C2, Da-Ae, whole genome shotgun sequence DNA window includes the following coding sequences:
- the LOC106447134 gene encoding zinc finger A20 and AN1 domain-containing stress-associated protein 7, with protein MSSEQNNSTSFPPTEPKLCDNGCGFFGSPSNMNLCSKCYRSLRAEEDQTAVAKAAVKNSLKLPSCSLIITPEQKQPLETKPASVVVTAEPSSVPIATGQEEAEPSKPARTNRCFSCNKKVGVMGFKCRCGSTFCGSHRYPEKHECSFDFKEVGRDAIAKANPVIKADKVERI; from the coding sequence ATGAGCTCTGAGCAAAACAACAGCACAAGCTTCCCACCAACTGAGCCAAAACTCTGCGACAACGGATGCGGTTTCTTCGGGTCACCTTCCAACATGAACCTCTGTTCCAAATGCTACAGAAGTCTCCGAGCCGAGGAAGATCAAACCGCCGTAGCAAAAGCTGCTGTCAAGAACTCACTTAAGCTTCCATCTTGCAGTCTCATTATCACACCAGAGCAAAAACAGCCTCTTGAAACCAAACCAGCCTCTGTTGTTGTAACCGCTGAGCCGTCTTCAGTTCCTATAGCCACGGGACAGGAGGAGGCAGAGCCGTCGAAACCTGCGCGGACGAACAGGTGTTTCAGCTGTAACAAGAAGGTTGGAGTTATGGGGTTTAAGTGCAGATGCGGTAGCACGTTTTGCGGGAGCCATAGGTACCCGGAGAAGCACGAGTGTAGCTTCGATTTCAAAGAAGTTGGACGTGATGCAATCGCAAAGGCCAATCCTGTGATCAAGGCGGATAAAGTCGAAAGGATATGA